The proteins below are encoded in one region of Brassica napus cultivar Da-Ae chromosome A6, Da-Ae, whole genome shotgun sequence:
- the LOC106346838 gene encoding kunitz trypsin inhibitor 5-like: MSSLLYISLLLAVFISHTTEAALEPVTDIDGGRLTSGTKYYILPVLRGRGGGLTMSKPENKTCPKSVIQDQYEVSKGLPLEFSPSDNSRIIRVSTDLNFKFCAASVWNLDNYDEMTNQWFVTACGVAGNPGQATVDNWFKIEKYQDDYKIVFCPTVCNFCKVMCRDVGVFVQDGMRRLVLSDVPLKVMFKKA, from the coding sequence ATGTCATCACTTCTCTATATCTCCCTCCTCTTAGCCGTCTTTATCAGCCACACCACGGAAGCCGCTCTCGAACCAGTAACCGACATCGACGGTGGACGTCTCACATCAGGCACCAAATACTACATCTTGCCTGTGCTCCGCGGTCGCGGCGGCGGACTAACCATGTCCAAACCCGAAAACAAAACATGTCCTAAAAGCGTTATCCAAGACCAATACGAAGTCTCCAAAGGCCTACCGTTGGAGTTCTCACCATCAGACAATTCAAGAATCATCCGCGTCTCAACCGATCTCAACTTCAAGTTCTGTGCGGCTTCGGTCTGGAACTTAGACAACTACGATGAGATGACGAATCAGTGGTTCGTTACAGCTTGTGGCGTTGCAGGGAATCCTGGTCAGGCAACGGTTGATAACTGGTTCAAGATCGAGAAGTACCAAGATGATTACAAGATCGTGTTTTGTCCAACTGTCTGCAACTTCTGTAAAGTCATGTGTAGAGACGTTGGTGTGTTTGTGCAAGATGGGATGAGAAGACTTGTTCTAAGTGATGTTCCACTAAAAGTTATGTTCAAAAAAGCATAG
- the LOC106346841 gene encoding rhodanese-like domain-containing protein 8, chloroplastic: MMLSLVQAEKIMRASPALSVSLTIPLPLASTRTRFSSEPLRFKQHVSNTHFFSRPVRLLSKQPIVRWSFSCQCRNRGRNYSKFDDEGEDFIVVNFYRFVSIQDPAAEIAKHLSFLQDLNIRGRIYLNEQGINAQYSGPSKDALSYVEWLKQDERFSDILVQVSPAIGRHAFPKLKLQNKPSLVQYEGGISHLPLLDPPMRAKPLEPSEWKEKLKDITDGDGEASSSDSGRSCILLDVRNGYEWDVGHFRGARRPEVDCFRNTSFGLSDEKEAPSDPLINVDKEKTDILMYCTGGIRCDVYSTVLRQRGFKNLYTLKGGVSHYLEEEGTSEWVGNLFVFDSRLSLPPAAYNNNTVDEAKITPQTPVDTSFARCYICDSQVHELRHRNCANLDCNLLFLCCAECVVNLKGCCCSDCVTAPRLRPVLHGIKRYEKWHVYRDS; this comes from the exons ATGATGCTGTCTCTGGTCCAAGCtgagaagataatgagagcatcTCCGGCACTCTCAGTCTCCTTAACTATTCCACTGCCTCTTGCTTCAACCAGAACTCGTTTCTCCAGCGAACCTCTTCGATTCAAACAACATGTTTCGAACACTCACTTCTTCTCACGACCAGTACGTCTCCTCTCGAAGCAACCTATCGTACGATGGAGCTTCTCTTGCCAATGCCGAAACAGAGGAAGAAATTACTCGAAGTTTGATGATGAAGGAGAAGACTTCATCGTGGTGAACTTCTATCGCTTTGTATCAATACAAGATCCCGCCGCTGAGATTGCAAAGCACCTCTCTTTCTTACAG GATTTGAATATACGTGGTCGGATATATCTCAATGAACAAGGAATTAACGCACAG TACAGTGGACCATCTAAAGACGCTCTTTCATATGTTGAATGGTTGAAACAAGATGAGAGGTTCTCGGATATACTTGTCCAGGTGTCTCCTGCTATCGGTAGGCATGCTTTCCCTAAGTTGAAGCTGCAGAACAAACCTTCCTTAGTGCAG TATGAGGGAGGAATTTCACACCTTCCTCTACTTGATCCACCGATGCGAGCAAAGCCCTTAGAACCATCTGAATGGAAAGAGAAGCTGAAAGACATAACGGATGGTGACGGTGAAGCATCATCTTCAGATAGTGGCAGAAGCTGCATACTATTGGATGTCAGAAACG GTTATGAGTGGGATGTTGGTCATTTTCGTGGGGCACGTAGACCTGAAGTTGATTGCTTCCGAAACACTTCTTTTGGGCTATCTGATGAAAAG GAAGCTCCTTCAGACCCTTTGATAAATGTTGACAAGGAAAAGACAGATATACTGATGTACTGCACTGGAGGTATACGTTGCGATGTATATTCCACAGTTCTGAG aCAGCGGGGTTTCAAGAACCTGTATACACTGAAGGGTGGAGTTTCCCATTATCTTGAGGAAGAAGGCACATCTGAATGGGTTGGGAATCTTTTTGTGTTTGACTCTCGTCTCTCTCTTCCACCAGCTGCCTACAATAATAATACCGTGGATGAAGCCAAAATAACTCCACAAACGCCTGTGGATACAAGTTTTGCAAGATGCTATATTTGTGATTCACAAGTTCATGAACTGAGACATCGGAACTGTGCTAACCTCGATTGCAATCTGCTCTTTTT ATGCTGTGCAGAATGTGTGGTCAACTTGAAGGGATGTTGCTGTTCAGACTGCGTTACTGCTCCCAGACTGAGACCTGTCTTGCATGGAATAAAGAGATATGAAAAATGGCATGTGTATCGCGATTCATAA